A single region of the Corallococcus caeni genome encodes:
- a CDS encoding TonB-dependent siderophore receptor, producing the protein MPIQNRSRPRRLVPGVLLGASFAVLASPALAQEPAAPQEAPAPPRAPESPAATQDPRDDELYVLPTVTVDSERANGPVKGYTARRSGSGTKTDTALIDTPQAVSVVGRAQMDAQQAQSVTEATRYTPGVRSDTFGADPRNDWFLIRGFSSQEGGYFLDGLQLYSSSFATWRLETFGLERVEAVRGPASVLYGGTSPGGLLNMVGKRPPVEGSVRHVEVGGNTFANGYVGVDLGGAIDSGNHWRYRVTALARGGGTQVDETDNNRLFIAPALTWAPSERTSLTLHGSFLADRTQGQNFLPYVGTVVDAPYGRIPTDLFTSDKSLDHFQRNQSWAGYEFSHRFNDTFTLRQNLRFAHLGLDFQTLYGVGYAGEPADARLSRGNFVTRPSANLFTVDTQGEARFTTGPVRHTVLAGVDFKNYRLDDEQGYEAGAPLDLLNPVRGDYTPTESRYTLNRSTQDQLGVYLQDQLRFNDRLNLVLSGRHDWVGLDVDNALLPTSSYDGSESAFSGRAGLLYRFDVGVAPYVSISRSFNPVAGTKSDGSVFEPEKGQQVEAGVKYQPEAFPVLVGLSLFELKRQNFVTTDGAFNQLQIGEVRSRGFEVEANATLMRGLSLIGSASLYSLEITEGADLELGKRPVGVPEVLASLWLDYTFQDGALRGFGAAAGVRGVGSSYADRENTLEVPGFTLVDANVHYERGPWRAAINASNLGDKAYVSSCSSAAACFYGERRRASATVGYTW; encoded by the coding sequence ATGCCCATCCAGAACCGAAGCCGTCCGCGCCGCCTCGTCCCGGGGGTGCTGCTTGGCGCCTCGTTCGCCGTCCTCGCCTCCCCTGCCCTGGCGCAGGAGCCCGCCGCGCCCCAGGAGGCTCCGGCGCCGCCCCGGGCTCCGGAGTCCCCGGCCGCCACGCAAGACCCGAGGGACGACGAGCTCTACGTCCTGCCGACGGTGACGGTGGACAGCGAGCGCGCCAACGGTCCGGTGAAGGGCTACACCGCGCGCCGCAGCGGCAGCGGCACGAAGACGGACACCGCGCTGATCGACACGCCGCAGGCGGTGTCCGTGGTGGGCCGGGCGCAGATGGACGCGCAGCAGGCGCAGTCCGTGACGGAGGCCACGCGCTACACGCCGGGCGTGCGCTCGGACACGTTCGGCGCGGATCCGCGCAACGACTGGTTCCTGATTCGCGGCTTCTCGTCGCAGGAGGGCGGCTACTTCCTGGACGGGCTCCAGCTCTACTCCAGCAGCTTCGCCACCTGGCGGCTGGAGACCTTCGGCCTGGAGCGCGTGGAGGCCGTGCGCGGCCCCGCCTCCGTGCTGTACGGCGGCACGTCGCCGGGCGGCCTGCTCAACATGGTGGGCAAGCGCCCGCCGGTGGAGGGCTCGGTGCGGCACGTGGAGGTCGGTGGCAACACGTTCGCCAACGGCTACGTGGGCGTGGACCTGGGCGGCGCCATCGACTCGGGCAACCACTGGCGCTACCGGGTGACGGCGCTGGCGCGCGGCGGCGGCACGCAGGTGGATGAGACAGACAACAACCGGCTCTTCATCGCGCCGGCCCTCACCTGGGCGCCGTCGGAGCGCACGTCGCTGACGCTGCACGGCAGCTTCCTGGCGGACCGCACGCAGGGGCAGAACTTCCTACCCTACGTGGGCACCGTGGTGGACGCGCCCTACGGCCGCATCCCCACCGACCTCTTCACCAGCGACAAGAGCCTGGACCACTTCCAGCGCAACCAGTCCTGGGCGGGCTACGAGTTCTCCCACCGCTTCAACGACACCTTCACCCTGCGGCAGAACCTGCGCTTCGCGCACCTGGGCCTGGACTTCCAGACGCTCTACGGCGTGGGCTACGCGGGCGAGCCGGCGGACGCGCGACTCTCCCGAGGCAACTTCGTCACCCGCCCGAGCGCGAACCTCTTCACGGTGGACACCCAGGGCGAGGCGCGCTTCACCACCGGCCCCGTGCGCCACACGGTGCTGGCGGGCGTGGACTTCAAGAACTACCGGCTGGACGACGAGCAGGGCTACGAAGCGGGAGCGCCGCTGGACCTGCTGAACCCCGTGCGCGGCGACTACACGCCCACGGAGTCGCGCTACACGCTGAACCGGTCCACGCAGGACCAGCTGGGCGTCTACCTCCAGGACCAGCTGCGCTTCAACGACCGGCTGAACCTGGTGCTGAGCGGGCGCCATGACTGGGTGGGCCTGGACGTGGACAACGCGCTTCTGCCCACGTCCAGCTACGACGGCAGCGAGAGCGCCTTCAGCGGCCGCGCGGGCCTGCTCTACCGGTTCGACGTGGGGGTCGCGCCGTACGTCAGCATCTCGCGGTCGTTCAACCCGGTGGCCGGGACGAAGTCGGACGGCTCGGTGTTCGAGCCGGAGAAGGGTCAGCAGGTGGAGGCGGGCGTGAAGTACCAGCCGGAGGCGTTCCCAGTGCTGGTGGGCCTGTCGCTGTTCGAGCTGAAGCGCCAGAACTTCGTCACCACGGACGGAGCCTTCAACCAGTTGCAGATTGGAGAGGTCCGCTCGCGCGGCTTCGAGGTGGAGGCCAACGCCACGCTGATGCGCGGGCTGAGCCTGATTGGCTCCGCGTCGCTGTACTCGCTGGAGATCACGGAAGGCGCGGACCTGGAGCTGGGCAAGCGCCCGGTGGGCGTGCCGGAGGTGTTGGCGTCGCTGTGGCTGGACTACACGTTCCAGGACGGCGCGCTGCGGGGCTTCGGCGCGGCGGCGGGAGTGCGCGGCGTGGGCAGTTCCTACGCGGACCGCGAGAACACGCTGGAGGTCCCGGGCTTCACGCTGGTGGACGCGAACGTGCACTACGAGCGAGGCCCCTGGCGCGCTGCCATCAACGCCTCCAACCTGGGGGACAAGGCGTACGTGTCCTCGTGCAGTTCCGCGGCGGCCTGTTTCTACGGCGAGCGCCGCCGCGCATCCGCCACCGTCGGCTACACCTGGTAG
- the ileS gene encoding isoleucine--tRNA ligase has translation MSEKPSPLFNAVPVEMDFPAEERRILAFWKERGIFEKSLKANEGKPSFVFYEGPPTANGLPHNGHVLTRVIKDLFPRYQTMRGHYVPRKAGWDTHGLPVEVEVEKELRIHGKAEIEKYGVEPFTERCIESVFRYTSEWERLTQRIGFWVDLNEAYVTYHRGFVQSVWWALSELYKKGLLYQGHKVVWWWPRGGTALSAAEVGLGYKTVDDPSVYVAFPLRDAPDTSLLIWTTTPWTLPSNMYAAVNPSVDYVTVDAGDRKLILAAALREELAKKLKKDLPVLATQKGSDLVGKRYTPPFDTYFAKEADATLPLKDGGSDTVGWRVIPADFVTLDSGTGIVHTAPAFGEDDYKAYRKDATRFADPEALQMRCAVKPDGTFSEEVPLVVGRFVKDADKDLQRNLKERGLLIHTEQYRHEYPFCWRADEDPLIQYARPAWYIRTTSVIEQAKANNQQVNWVPENIKDGRFGDFLDNNVDWALSRERYWGTPLPLWIHSETGETEAVASIAELRQKPGNNVAAVEAELKAFLAGKPHESNAEHLLVHKPWIDKVTYEKAGSGGKFQRVPEVVDVWFDSGCMPFAQWGFPHAEGSQAIFNRAFPADFISEAIDQTRGWFYSLLMVSTLLFDEETQKRMGLTPKREWPMPYKSCIVLGHVSDKEGKKESKSKGNYTPPEIILDEVRMDFAVLTATEAGVPAEAGVALIAREDLEGLDTQEGAKVQLFRPDRPDAPVTVTVKVHKKLKRRVVLLAPQELQQLGVKPSARGVDVMPVEVPRLAPTERVVLKDPATKAPGADAFRWFFYAASPTWSNTRHSLANVRLLQKDFQVKLRNVYSFFTIYANIDGFHPAKGNAGATEAPWLAIRKSQGWREVKARPVLDRWILSEVQLTLRDVAKALDTYQVYDAAQRMVALVDALSNWYLRRSRERFWAPGFEQDKQDAYFTLYEALTTITALSAPFIPFFADEMWGNLVGKPWGASQPESVHLARFPDVDASLIDEGLAAEMGAVRELVSLGLKVRTDNRLKVRQPLSRADVILSRRELTERVAVYQALISDELNVHTVKLVEPGSPEADVVRYRVRPNLRAMGSRLGPKLAPVRKAFDSGDGRALHHELLTTGKVALNVGGEDMVFPAEELETLVEAQPGYAAAGGAVGVVVMHTQLTEALVDEGLVRELLARVQGARKDMNLGYTDRIRLWVDGDDRVKRVVDAARDEIARETLASEIHVGPQGLTGTEEEASLNGLPAKLRVERA, from the coding sequence ATGTCCGAAAAGCCCTCGCCCCTGTTCAACGCGGTCCCCGTGGAGATGGACTTCCCGGCCGAGGAGCGCCGCATCCTGGCCTTCTGGAAGGAGCGCGGCATCTTCGAGAAATCGCTCAAGGCGAACGAAGGCAAGCCCTCCTTCGTCTTCTACGAAGGCCCGCCCACCGCGAACGGCCTGCCCCACAACGGCCACGTCCTCACGCGCGTCATCAAGGACCTGTTCCCGCGCTACCAGACCATGCGGGGCCACTACGTGCCGCGCAAGGCGGGCTGGGACACGCACGGCCTGCCGGTGGAGGTGGAGGTGGAGAAGGAGCTCCGCATCCACGGCAAGGCGGAGATCGAGAAGTACGGCGTGGAGCCCTTCACGGAGCGCTGCATCGAGTCCGTGTTCCGCTACACGTCGGAGTGGGAGCGGCTGACCCAGCGCATCGGCTTCTGGGTGGACCTCAACGAGGCCTACGTCACGTACCACCGGGGCTTCGTGCAGAGCGTGTGGTGGGCGCTCTCCGAGCTCTACAAGAAGGGCCTGCTGTACCAGGGCCACAAGGTGGTGTGGTGGTGGCCGCGCGGCGGCACCGCGCTGTCCGCCGCGGAGGTGGGCCTGGGCTACAAGACGGTGGACGACCCCAGCGTCTACGTGGCCTTCCCGCTGCGCGACGCGCCGGACACGTCGCTGCTCATCTGGACGACGACGCCCTGGACGCTGCCGTCCAACATGTACGCGGCCGTCAACCCGTCCGTGGACTACGTCACGGTGGACGCGGGCGACCGCAAGCTCATCCTCGCCGCGGCGCTGCGCGAGGAACTGGCCAAGAAGCTGAAGAAGGACCTGCCCGTGCTGGCCACGCAGAAGGGCAGTGACCTCGTGGGCAAGCGCTACACGCCGCCCTTCGACACGTACTTCGCGAAGGAGGCGGACGCCACGCTGCCCCTGAAGGACGGCGGCTCCGACACGGTGGGCTGGCGCGTGATTCCGGCGGACTTCGTCACGCTGGACAGCGGCACGGGCATCGTCCACACGGCGCCCGCCTTCGGCGAGGACGACTACAAGGCCTACCGCAAGGACGCCACGCGCTTCGCGGATCCGGAAGCGCTGCAGATGCGCTGCGCGGTGAAGCCGGACGGCACGTTCTCCGAAGAGGTGCCGCTCGTCGTGGGCCGCTTCGTGAAGGACGCGGACAAGGACCTGCAGCGCAACCTGAAGGAGCGCGGGCTGCTCATCCACACGGAGCAGTACCGCCACGAGTACCCCTTCTGCTGGCGCGCGGACGAGGACCCCCTCATCCAGTACGCCCGCCCCGCCTGGTACATCCGCACCACCTCCGTCATCGAGCAGGCCAAGGCGAACAACCAGCAGGTCAACTGGGTCCCGGAGAACATCAAGGACGGCCGCTTCGGCGACTTCCTCGACAACAACGTGGACTGGGCCCTGTCGCGCGAGCGCTACTGGGGCACGCCGCTGCCCTTGTGGATCCACTCCGAAACGGGTGAGACGGAGGCCGTGGCCTCCATCGCGGAGCTGCGCCAGAAGCCGGGCAACAACGTGGCCGCTGTCGAAGCGGAGCTGAAGGCGTTCCTCGCCGGCAAGCCGCACGAGTCCAACGCGGAGCACCTCTTGGTCCACAAGCCGTGGATCGACAAGGTGACGTACGAGAAGGCCGGCTCCGGCGGGAAGTTCCAGCGCGTCCCGGAAGTGGTGGACGTGTGGTTCGACTCCGGCTGCATGCCCTTCGCGCAGTGGGGCTTCCCGCACGCGGAAGGGTCGCAGGCCATCTTCAACCGCGCGTTCCCGGCGGACTTCATCTCGGAGGCCATCGACCAGACGCGCGGCTGGTTCTACTCGCTGCTCATGGTCAGCACGCTCCTCTTCGACGAGGAGACGCAGAAGCGCATGGGCCTGACGCCCAAGCGCGAGTGGCCCATGCCGTACAAGAGCTGCATCGTGCTGGGGCACGTCTCCGACAAGGAAGGCAAGAAGGAGTCCAAGTCCAAGGGCAACTACACCCCGCCGGAGATCATCCTGGACGAGGTGCGCATGGACTTCGCGGTGCTCACCGCCACGGAGGCCGGCGTCCCGGCGGAAGCCGGCGTGGCGCTCATCGCTCGCGAGGACCTGGAGGGCCTGGACACGCAGGAGGGCGCGAAGGTGCAGCTCTTCCGCCCGGACCGGCCGGACGCGCCCGTCACGGTGACGGTGAAGGTGCACAAGAAGCTCAAGCGCCGCGTGGTGCTGCTGGCGCCGCAGGAGCTTCAGCAGCTGGGCGTGAAGCCCTCCGCGCGCGGCGTGGACGTGATGCCGGTGGAGGTGCCCCGGCTGGCGCCCACGGAGCGCGTGGTGCTCAAGGACCCCGCCACCAAGGCCCCGGGCGCGGACGCGTTCCGGTGGTTCTTCTACGCGGCCAGCCCCACCTGGTCCAACACGCGCCACTCGCTGGCGAACGTGCGGCTGTTGCAGAAGGACTTCCAGGTCAAGCTGCGCAACGTCTACTCGTTCTTCACCATCTACGCGAACATCGACGGGTTCCATCCCGCGAAGGGCAACGCGGGCGCCACGGAGGCCCCGTGGCTGGCCATCCGCAAGAGCCAGGGCTGGCGCGAGGTGAAGGCCCGGCCGGTGCTGGACCGGTGGATCCTCTCCGAGGTGCAGCTCACCCTGCGCGACGTGGCCAAGGCGCTGGACACTTATCAGGTGTACGACGCGGCCCAGCGGATGGTGGCGCTGGTGGACGCGCTGTCCAACTGGTACCTGCGCCGCAGCCGCGAGCGCTTCTGGGCGCCGGGCTTCGAGCAGGACAAGCAGGACGCGTACTTCACGCTCTACGAGGCGCTGACCACCATCACGGCGCTGTCCGCGCCCTTCATCCCGTTCTTCGCGGACGAGATGTGGGGCAACCTGGTGGGCAAGCCGTGGGGCGCATCTCAGCCGGAGAGCGTGCACCTGGCGCGCTTCCCGGACGTGGACGCGAGCCTCATCGACGAGGGGTTGGCCGCGGAGATGGGCGCGGTGCGCGAGCTGGTGTCGCTGGGCCTCAAGGTCCGCACGGACAACCGGCTCAAGGTGCGCCAGCCGCTGTCGCGCGCGGACGTCATCCTGTCGCGCCGCGAGCTGACGGAGCGCGTGGCGGTGTACCAGGCGCTCATCTCCGACGAGCTGAACGTGCACACCGTGAAGCTGGTGGAGCCGGGCAGCCCAGAGGCGGACGTGGTGCGCTACCGCGTGCGCCCCAACCTGCGCGCCATGGGCAGCCGGCTCGGCCCCAAGCTCGCGCCGGTGCGCAAGGCGTTCGACTCGGGGGACGGCCGCGCGCTGCACCACGAACTGCTCACCACGGGCAAGGTGGCCCTGAACGTGGGCGGCGAGGACATGGTCTTCCCAGCAGAGGAGCTGGAGACGCTGGTGGAGGCGCAGCCCGGCTACGCCGCCGCGGGCGGCGCCGTGGGCGTGGTGGTGATGCACACGCAGCTCACCGAGGCCCTGGTGGACGAAGGCCTGGTGCGCGAGCTGCTGGCGCGCGTGCAGGGCGCCCGCAAGGACATGAACCTGGGCTACACCGACCGCATCCGCCTGTGGGTGGACGGCGATGACCGCGTGAAGCGCGTCGTCGACGCGGCTCGCGACGAGATTGCTCGCGAGACGCTGGCCTCCGAGATTCACGTGGGCCCCCAGGGCCTCACCGGCACGGAAGAAGAGGCCAGCCTCAACGGCCTGCCCGCGAAGCTCCGCGTCGAGCGCGCCTGA
- a CDS encoding glycoside hydrolase family 26 protein, with protein MTHVPPKPSLSFLLAALVLCLGAGTAQAQVSRTLSTPGPTAQAQRVYNLLTDLENNSRNGGTKQTIMGQHCEAHKEAYAGEYWVKVGDISGRRPGFVELDFGPGNYHSTYAEPYVDSAVGFARDRFIYGEGIVGFSFHQSYPGASVKSWENTFRQSWMDYAWMGRVINWQANTAEYQALLRDLSFAADKLAYLQQQGVPVLFRPFHEMNKKGSASPFWWANQDPAQYKQLWIIAHDYLVKTRGLKNLVFVWSPYEWDGTYGGDPWNYYPGNDRVDVVAVDIYHGNPYFPAQFYTGLAGYNKPRMVAETDKLPVRWGDSRYGTVSELDARPWAIYSVWGDSLVYNLGTTSPNDWNVSSSYKAIKDTYGYYGTYWRVLTGGSNATYNWGALR; from the coding sequence GTGACGCACGTCCCCCCGAAGCCATCCCTCTCCTTCCTGCTGGCGGCGCTGGTGCTGTGCCTGGGCGCGGGCACGGCCCAAGCGCAGGTGTCCCGGACCCTGAGCACGCCGGGTCCCACGGCGCAGGCGCAGAGGGTCTACAACCTGCTGACGGACCTGGAGAACAACAGCCGCAACGGTGGGACGAAGCAGACCATCATGGGGCAGCACTGCGAGGCCCATAAGGAGGCCTACGCCGGTGAGTACTGGGTGAAGGTGGGGGACATCTCCGGCCGCCGCCCGGGCTTCGTGGAGCTGGACTTCGGGCCGGGCAACTACCACTCGACGTACGCGGAGCCCTACGTGGACTCCGCGGTGGGCTTCGCGCGCGACCGCTTCATCTACGGCGAGGGCATCGTCGGATTCAGCTTCCACCAGTCCTACCCGGGCGCGTCGGTGAAGAGCTGGGAGAACACCTTCCGGCAGTCGTGGATGGATTACGCGTGGATGGGCCGGGTCATCAACTGGCAGGCCAACACGGCGGAGTACCAGGCGCTGCTTCGGGATTTGTCCTTCGCGGCGGACAAGCTCGCGTACCTCCAGCAGCAGGGCGTGCCGGTGCTGTTCCGTCCCTTCCACGAGATGAACAAGAAGGGGAGCGCGTCGCCGTTCTGGTGGGCGAACCAGGACCCCGCCCAGTACAAGCAGCTGTGGATCATCGCGCATGACTACCTGGTCAAGACGCGTGGCTTGAAGAACCTCGTCTTCGTCTGGTCGCCGTATGAGTGGGACGGGACGTACGGCGGGGACCCGTGGAACTACTATCCGGGCAACGACCGCGTGGACGTGGTGGCCGTGGACATCTACCACGGTAATCCCTACTTCCCGGCGCAGTTCTACACGGGGCTCGCGGGCTACAACAAACCGCGCATGGTGGCGGAGACGGACAAGCTGCCGGTGCGCTGGGGCGACAGCCGCTACGGCACGGTGTCCGAGCTGGATGCGCGCCCGTGGGCCATCTACTCCGTGTGGGGGGACTCGCTCGTCTACAACCTGGGCACGACGAGCCCCAACGACTGGAACGTGTCCAGCAGCTACAAGGCCATCAAGGACACGTATGGGTATTACGGCACGTACTGGCGCGTGCTGACCGGCGGGAGCAACGCGACCTACAACTGGGGCGCGCTGCGCTGA
- a CDS encoding SDR family oxidoreductase codes for MPSPGAPGKVKHQGVKNLAVENLPPSSPEVDTALPPDIRAEDVRRATALLSTLAEHRVLLRRIPEEDHHALLAAAGRLVHPDKASKVRLSNALKKERKDAQRANDRAVRSGTEIRMLRKAPVLTLPMLPPPPPEAVPERLLEVPRKCYVCKTEFRKLHFFYDALCIPCGDLNYARRTQRADLTGQVALITGARVKIGFQASLMLLRSGATVIATTRFPQDAAHRYAREPDFADWAHRLQVHGLDLRHAPSVELFARHIEQTYERLDILINNAAQTVRRPPGFYQHLLEGELREASTLPPQLRPLLAGHESCIAALRPALGPGDGGNTSLPVATWRSSDPALGIHSSAALSLLPYAMEQEGDTQALFPEGRLDADLQQVDLRATNSWRLRLSEVRTAEMLEVHLVNAVAPFILCGKLKPLMLKDRSRPGHIVNVSAMEGSFSRWTKTDKHPHTNMAKAALNMMTLTSAPDYARDNIFMNAVDTGWVTDEDPAQHAERKVQELDFQPPLDILDGAARIVDPVITAVNTGECVWGNFFKDYRSTDW; via the coding sequence ATGCCTTCCCCTGGAGCGCCCGGGAAGGTAAAGCACCAGGGCGTGAAGAACCTGGCCGTTGAGAACCTCCCGCCGTCGTCGCCCGAAGTCGACACGGCCCTGCCCCCCGACATCCGCGCCGAGGACGTGCGCCGCGCCACGGCGCTGCTCAGCACGCTCGCCGAGCACCGCGTCCTGCTGCGCCGCATCCCGGAGGAGGACCACCACGCCCTGCTGGCCGCCGCGGGCCGGCTCGTCCACCCGGACAAGGCCTCGAAGGTCCGGCTCTCGAACGCGCTCAAGAAGGAGCGCAAGGACGCGCAGCGCGCCAACGACCGCGCGGTGCGCTCGGGCACGGAAATCCGCATGCTGCGCAAGGCGCCGGTGCTCACCCTGCCCATGCTGCCTCCACCTCCGCCGGAAGCGGTGCCGGAGCGCCTGCTGGAGGTGCCGCGCAAGTGCTACGTGTGCAAGACGGAGTTCCGCAAGCTCCACTTCTTCTACGACGCCCTGTGCATCCCGTGCGGGGACCTGAACTACGCCCGGCGCACGCAGCGCGCGGACCTCACCGGCCAGGTGGCGCTCATCACCGGCGCGCGGGTGAAGATTGGCTTCCAGGCGTCGCTGATGCTCCTGCGCTCGGGGGCCACGGTCATCGCCACCACGCGCTTCCCCCAGGACGCGGCGCACCGCTACGCGCGCGAGCCGGACTTCGCGGACTGGGCCCACCGGCTCCAGGTGCACGGCCTGGACCTGCGGCACGCGCCCAGCGTGGAGCTGTTCGCGCGCCACATCGAACAGACGTACGAGCGGCTGGACATCCTCATCAACAACGCGGCGCAGACCGTGCGCCGCCCGCCGGGCTTCTACCAGCACCTGCTGGAGGGCGAGCTGCGCGAGGCCAGCACCCTGCCCCCCCAGCTGCGCCCGCTGCTCGCGGGCCACGAGTCCTGCATCGCCGCGCTCCGGCCCGCGCTGGGCCCGGGCGACGGAGGGAACACCTCCCTGCCCGTGGCGACCTGGCGCAGCAGCGACCCCGCGCTGGGCATCCACTCCTCCGCGGCGCTGTCGCTGTTGCCCTACGCCATGGAGCAGGAGGGCGACACGCAGGCCCTCTTCCCGGAGGGGCGGCTGGACGCGGACCTCCAGCAGGTGGACCTCAGGGCCACGAACTCCTGGCGCCTGCGGCTGTCGGAGGTGCGCACCGCGGAGATGCTGGAGGTGCACCTGGTGAACGCGGTGGCGCCCTTCATCCTGTGCGGGAAGCTGAAGCCGCTGATGCTGAAGGACCGCTCGCGGCCGGGCCACATCGTCAACGTGTCCGCGATGGAGGGCAGCTTCTCCCGCTGGACGAAGACGGACAAGCACCCGCACACCAACATGGCCAAGGCCGCGCTGAACATGATGACGCTGACGTCCGCGCCGGACTACGCGCGCGACAACATCTTCATGAACGCCGTGGACACCGGATGGGTGACGGATGAAGACCCCGCGCAGCACGCCGAGCGCAAGGTGCAGGAGCTGGACTTCCAGCCCCCGCTGGACATCCTGGACGGGGCCGCGCGCATCGTCGACCCCGTCATCACCGCCGTGAACACCGGCGAGTGCGTCTGGGGCAACTTCTTCAAGGACTACCGCTCCACGGACTGGTGA
- a CDS encoding YciI family protein, with the protein MRFMLIPRPSTLEPTHSDAPFDEAVFIAQMKFNEEMHKAGVLIASEGLSPSPGAHVVFKGGKSTVKDGPYAETKELIGGFYVLEVASKEEAIEWARRYPGGMGNDDVMEVRPLTGAGDIPPELVALIEKVAPTWSQTFKKSS; encoded by the coding sequence ATGCGCTTCATGCTCATCCCCCGCCCCTCCACGCTCGAGCCCACGCACTCGGACGCGCCCTTCGACGAGGCCGTCTTCATCGCGCAGATGAAATTCAACGAGGAGATGCACAAGGCGGGCGTGCTCATCGCCTCCGAGGGCCTCAGCCCCTCCCCGGGCGCGCACGTCGTCTTCAAGGGCGGCAAGTCCACCGTGAAGGACGGGCCCTACGCGGAGACGAAGGAACTCATCGGCGGCTTCTACGTGCTGGAGGTGGCGTCGAAGGAGGAGGCCATCGAATGGGCCCGCCGCTATCCGGGCGGGATGGGCAACGACGACGTGATGGAGGTCCGGCCCCTCACCGGCGCCGGAGACATCCCGCCGGAGCTGGTGGCGCTCATCGAGAAGGTGGCCCCCACCTGGAGCCAGACCTTCAAGAAGTCGTCGTGA
- a CDS encoding SDR family oxidoreductase produces MKTILITGCSSGFGLDTARYFLERGWKVVATMRTPREDVLPRSEHLRVLPLDVTDPKSIRELVEAAGPIDVLVNNAGVGLLSVFEGTPMETVRATFETNTFGVMAVTHAFLPQFRQRKAGVIVNVSSGTTFKPLPLLAVYTASKAALNAFTESLELELQPFNVRVSLVIPGRSPETPFGQNAQARMRDQGVAVPEAYADFVRGIFEKRAGQQSEPFTRSLDVAEVIWRAVNDPLSPLRLPAGADAVEMARTGT; encoded by the coding sequence ATGAAGACGATTCTGATCACCGGCTGCTCGTCCGGCTTCGGCCTCGACACCGCCCGCTACTTCCTCGAGCGCGGCTGGAAGGTCGTCGCCACGATGCGCACGCCGCGCGAGGACGTGCTGCCCCGCTCCGAGCACCTGCGCGTGCTCCCGCTCGACGTCACCGACCCGAAGAGCATCCGCGAGCTGGTGGAGGCCGCCGGCCCCATCGACGTGCTGGTCAACAACGCGGGCGTCGGCCTGCTGAGCGTCTTCGAGGGCACCCCGATGGAGACGGTCCGCGCCACCTTCGAGACGAACACGTTCGGTGTGATGGCCGTGACCCACGCGTTCCTGCCCCAATTCAGGCAGCGGAAGGCGGGGGTCATCGTGAACGTGTCGTCAGGCACGACGTTCAAGCCGCTCCCGCTGCTCGCCGTCTACACCGCGAGCAAGGCGGCGCTCAACGCGTTCACGGAGTCACTCGAGCTGGAGCTCCAGCCCTTCAACGTGCGCGTGAGCCTGGTGATTCCGGGACGGTCCCCGGAGACGCCCTTCGGGCAGAACGCGCAGGCCCGGATGCGCGACCAGGGCGTCGCCGTCCCGGAGGCGTACGCGGACTTCGTGCGGGGCATCTTCGAGAAGAGGGCGGGCCAGCAGTCCGAGCCGTTCACCCGGTCGCTCGACGTGGCGGAGGTCATCTGGCGCGCGGTGAACGACCCATTGAGCCCGCTCCGCCTGCCCGCGGGTGCGGACGCCGTGGAGATGGCCAGGACCGGCACCTAG
- a CDS encoding AraC family transcriptional regulator — protein sequence MVDPLAEVVTLLQPGAPFSKFVSAAGRWRVRRAEKGRPFYCAVLMGRSRLAVDGREPVILEKGDFVLIPAAFDFTTSSIEPPKGRHDTPRIVLPDGEIRNGDFQGPPDVRMMVGYCVFASPDASLLVSLLPQFVHIRGEQRLSALVELVREESRERRPAREVILARLMEVLLIEALRSTAGTAASPGLLRGLADERLSVAIRRMHEHPTRAWTVAQLAKEAALSRSTFFERFSRAVGVAPMEYLLGWRMALAKDLLRRKQDVTVAEVAEQVGYSSASTFSVAFTRHVGQPPTHYARAQAAP from the coding sequence ATGGTGGATCCGCTGGCGGAAGTGGTCACGCTGCTCCAGCCGGGCGCCCCCTTCTCGAAGTTCGTCAGCGCCGCGGGCCGGTGGAGGGTGCGGCGCGCGGAGAAGGGGCGGCCCTTCTACTGCGCGGTCCTCATGGGGCGGAGCCGCCTCGCGGTCGACGGACGCGAGCCGGTCATCCTCGAGAAGGGGGACTTCGTCCTCATCCCCGCCGCATTCGACTTCACGACGTCGAGCATCGAGCCGCCGAAGGGAAGGCACGACACGCCGCGCATCGTGCTGCCCGATGGTGAAATCCGGAACGGCGACTTCCAGGGCCCACCCGACGTCCGGATGATGGTGGGGTACTGCGTCTTCGCCTCTCCGGACGCGAGCCTGCTCGTGTCGCTCCTTCCCCAGTTCGTGCACATCCGCGGCGAGCAGCGGCTCTCCGCCCTCGTGGAGTTGGTGCGGGAGGAGTCCCGCGAACGGCGGCCCGCGCGCGAGGTCATCCTCGCCCGCCTCATGGAGGTGCTCCTCATCGAAGCCCTCCGCTCCACGGCGGGCACCGCCGCGTCGCCGGGCCTGTTGCGCGGGCTCGCCGACGAGCGCCTGTCCGTCGCGATCCGCCGGATGCACGAGCACCCGACCCGGGCGTGGACCGTGGCACAGCTGGCGAAGGAGGCCGCGCTGTCCCGTTCGACGTTCTTCGAGCGCTTCAGCCGCGCGGTGGGCGTTGCCCCGATGGAGTACCTGCTCGGCTGGCGCATGGCCCTGGCGAAGGACCTGCTGCGGCGCAAGCAGGACGTCACCGTCGCCGAGGTCGCGGAGCAGGTCGGCTACAGCTCCGCGAGCACCTTCAGCGTGGCCTTCACCCGGCACGTCGGACAGCCGCCCACGCACTACGCGCGGGCGCAGGCGGCGCCGTGA